DNA sequence from the Sulfurimonas sp. HSL3-7 genome:
GGCTGTCGCTTCCCAGAAAGAGACCCAGCCTGCGACGATGAGCCCTTCGGCAAAGACCTTCTGCAGGACCGTCATGTGCTCGTCGTAGAGGGTATTGACCCAGATGGAAGCGGTGATGAAGGCGAGGCCGATAAGAAAGAGGTAGAAGGACTTGCGCGCCATGCTTTTGAGCCGGTCAATCTCGAGTTCTCTCAGGTAGCGGAAATAGTTTCCCACGCTGCTCTGGAGTCTTGAGGTCAGCTTGGGTTCGAGCGGGGAGCTCAGGCGGAAGCGGATGATGAAGGGCGTATGCCCGATCTCTTTGACCGAGTCGATGATGTAGTCGACAAGATCCTGGTCGAGCTCTTTTTTGACGTAGGGGGCATACTTGTCGAAGTCGTTATAGAGGTCTTCGACCTTTTCCGCACTGATGTCGATGATGATGTTACCGTTGTCGCTGTGAGCATACCGCTCGAAAATCTCTTTTTTCATGGACCGCTTTTTTAAATTATTTTAGCACATAAAAAGGGGACAGCGCACTGTTGTCTATGCTCTTTTTACAAATTTGGACTTCTCTGCATGCGTACGTTTGTGATAGCGTTCAACGATCTCGGGATTGTGGTGAAGATCGATTCCGGCATCCTCTTTTCCGTCATAAGGGATCTTGGAGAGCACGTAGCGTATGGATTCGAGCCGTGCCCTTTTTTTGTTATTGCTGTCGACAATGATCCACGGGGCGAAACCGGTATGGGTACGGCTGAACATCTCCTCTTTGTAATAGGTGATCTTGTCCCACATTTCCTGCGCTTTTTCGTCAACGGGGCTCAGTTTCCAGTGTTTAAGCGGGTTGGTCATACGCTCTTTGAACCGTTTTTGCTGGTTCTTTTTCGAGATAGAGAACCAGAACTTGATCACGATGATGCCGTCGTCGATAATGGCATGTTCGATCTCGGGGACTTCGCGCATGAACTTTTCGTACTGTTCGGGTGTACAGAAGTCAAAGACCGGTTCGACGATGGCGCGGTTGTACCAGCTTCGGTCAAAAAAGGTGATTTCACCCGGATTCGGCAGGTGCTGGAAATAGCGTTGAAAATAGAACTGCCCCGTTTCGACTTCGGTCGGTTTCTGCAGGGCCACGACCCTGAACTTTCTCGGATTGAGGTACTGGGTAAAGCGTTTAATCGCGCCCCCTTTGCCTGCGGCGTCGCGCCCTTCGAAAATGATCATCACCCGTTTTTTGTTTTTGTAGACCCAGTTCTGGAGCTTGATCAGTTCGACCTGCAGCTCTCTGAGCTCCTGCTCGTATTTGATGTCGCGTACGATTTTGGCGCTCTTCTTCTTGCGCATTAGCTGTTTGAGACCCTCTTTTGTTCTGAGCAGATGAAAGTTCTGTTCCAGCTCTTTAAGAATCTTTCTGCCCTCTTTGCCCTTTACGTGTCTGTTGAGATCATCCAGATCCTGAAATATCGTTTTCATCGTTCCCCTTTTGTGATACAAAGACTTTTATACACGTCATATATTTTCATTATATTCCTGCTCCGCCTTAAGAAGAGTGAAAAATGTTCAATTTGTCAAAAAAAACGGCTCTTTCTGTCACTTTTTGACGGCGGCCTGGAAATCGGTTGTAGTTATGATGAACCCGACAAGCCAATGGCCAACCCGCTGCCGGGCGAAGCGCTGAACACAAGGTCTGTATGTTTCCTCTTTGGATGCTCTTTATGGACGGATCGTAAACAGAAAACAGTGCTTCGATCGTTTCACATGCGCTGCACCACCGGACACCGGTCCTATGCAACAGGCTCCGACCTTATGGAAAACAGCCTTGTTTAAGCGCTGTTCTATGCGTGCTCCATTATAATGAAGCCTTATTTTGGGAGCCGCCCGTGAACTTAAATTACCGTACCGTCTTGATCATTACTTTCTTACTGGTGACCTTGTCGGTGAGCCTGTCCGTCATCAACTACATCATCTCGCTGCAGTCGATGCAGAAACAGCTTACCGAACGCTCCCTCCCGCTGACGGTTGACAATATCTACACGGAGATCCAGAAGCACATCATCGAGCCCAACCTGGTCTCATCGATGATGGCGCATGACACCTTTTTGAAAGAGTGGCTGATCAACAACGAAGTCGATGTCGGGAGAATTACGAAGTACCTCGAGACCATCAAGAACAAATACGGCATGTTTACGACCTTTCTGGTCTCGGAACAAACGGGCAACTACTATACCTCGGACGGCCTTATTGAAAAGGTGAAAAAGGAGAACCCGAACAACGCCTGGTACTTCTCCTTTAAGAAGCTTCAGAACACCCACGAGATCAACCTCGATTTTAACGCGCATATCGATGCCGCCATGATCATGTTCATCAACCATAAGATCATGGACGATCAGTTCCACATGATCGGGGCCACGGGCATCGGGCTGAAGATCTCCTACATCAACGATATGCTCAAGTGGTTCCGCCAGCAGTATCACTTCAAGGTACTTTTTCTCAACGAGGAAGGCAAGATCGTGCTCAACGAACGGGGTGTGGATGCGATCAAACATCTTAAAGAGGTGCCGGAACTCTATGCCCTTAAAAAAGATATCATAAGCAAGACGGGGAGCATGCTCAAATACGAGATTGACGGTGAACCGTACCTGCTCAATACCAAGTATATCCCGGAACTCGATCTCTACCTTCTGGTCGAGGCGAAGGTGACGCAGTTTACCGAGGAGGTGACGCAGACCTTCTATCTGAATCTCATCCTGTCGCTGCTGGTGACCGCATTGATCACCGTTATCATTCTTTTGACGGTCAAAGGGCATCACCGGGAGCTGGAGTATCACGCCAATAACGATATTTTGACGCGACTCCCGAATCGCCGTGCCTTTAACGAAGCGTTCCAGCGTTTTTTTCTGCTGTACAAGCGCAAAGCAAACCCCATAACGCTGCTCTTTTTCGATCTGGATGATTTTAAACAGGTCAATGACACCCTTGGGCACAATGTTGGCGACAGGGTGCTGGTGCGTGTTGCAGAGATTCTTCGGATTAACGTCCGTGAGACGGACCTCATGGCACGATGGGGCGGGGAAGAGTTTATCGTCGCGCTGATCGATACCGGGATCGAAGACGCCTACATTATTGCAGAGAAGATCAAGGAGCACATCGAGAATGATGTTCAGTTGCATGAGACGGCAAACCGGCGGGTCACCGCGAGTTTCGGTCTGACGGGCGTTAACGAACACGACACGATTGATTCGCTGCTCAAACGGGTCGATGATGCGTTGTATGAAGCGAAGAAACAAGGAAAGAACACGATCGTCGTGCGATAGGAAAGGGGTGATGTGCATCAAAACGCTCTGCACACCCTTCGTCATACCTCTTCTTCCATCTGCTTCGTGTACAATACGCCGATAAAACGTATTGTCACCAGTAAGGATAAACTATCAAACCATCTGCAAACAACAGAAAAACACCATCCAAGAAGAGAGGCGGACTATCGCCGCAGGAAATGAAACGAAGAGCCTCAAAGAAGAACGCCTTGGAGACTGTCTATAAAGAAGAGGTCAAAGAGATGTTTGTCAAATGGTTTAAAAAACAGAACGCGGTTGCAGGGCACATCATGACCAAGACGGACGTGCTTAAGAACATCATTAAAAACCTGGATAAAAAACAGGATGATGTCCTGGAAGCGGCGATGAACGAGTTGATCTCGAGCGGTTTCATGACGACGCTCGAAGACGGCTTTTCGCTGATGCTGACAGAAAAAGGCGCCGAGAGCCTTTAAAATGGCGAAGGGATGACCGGAGTGTAAAGGCTCTGCGGTGTTATAGGAGCTTTTCGCACTCCGGGTGTCTTTTGACGTAGGCGACGATGTAGGAGCAGCACGGCTTCATCTTTAGTGCTCTCTTTTCAATATCGTCCATCACAGCCTTGACCAGTGCTCCTGCGATCCCTCGTCCGCCCAGCTCTTTGGGTACGAAGGTGTGTGTCAGGTGCAGAACACCGTTCTCCTCTTCATAGGTGACACGCGCCAGATGACCTTCGATGTGGTATTCGTATTGGCATTCCGTTGCGTTGTGTACCAGTTCGTAGTTGTTTTCCATCAGTTGCTCCTTTCGTCTGTCCTTTATAGATCAAGCGCATGTTTTTTCAG
Encoded proteins:
- the ppk2 gene encoding polyphosphate kinase 2; this translates as MKTIFQDLDDLNRHVKGKEGRKILKELEQNFHLLRTKEGLKQLMRKKKSAKIVRDIKYEQELRELQVELIKLQNWVYKNKKRVMIIFEGRDAAGKGGAIKRFTQYLNPRKFRVVALQKPTEVETGQFYFQRYFQHLPNPGEITFFDRSWYNRAIVEPVFDFCTPEQYEKFMREVPEIEHAIIDDGIIVIKFWFSISKKNQQKRFKERMTNPLKHWKLSPVDEKAQEMWDKITYYKEEMFSRTHTGFAPWIIVDSNNKKRARLESIRYVLSKIPYDGKEDAGIDLHHNPEIVERYHKRTHAEKSKFVKRA
- a CDS encoding sensor domain-containing diguanylate cyclase, translating into MNLNYRTVLIITFLLVTLSVSLSVINYIISLQSMQKQLTERSLPLTVDNIYTEIQKHIIEPNLVSSMMAHDTFLKEWLINNEVDVGRITKYLETIKNKYGMFTTFLVSEQTGNYYTSDGLIEKVKKENPNNAWYFSFKKLQNTHEINLDFNAHIDAAMIMFINHKIMDDQFHMIGATGIGLKISYINDMLKWFRQQYHFKVLFLNEEGKIVLNERGVDAIKHLKEVPELYALKKDIISKTGSMLKYEIDGEPYLLNTKYIPELDLYLLVEAKVTQFTEEVTQTFYLNLILSLLVTALITVIILLTVKGHHRELEYHANNDILTRLPNRRAFNEAFQRFFLLYKRKANPITLLFFDLDDFKQVNDTLGHNVGDRVLVRVAEILRINVRETDLMARWGGEEFIVALIDTGIEDAYIIAEKIKEHIENDVQLHETANRRVTASFGLTGVNEHDTIDSLLKRVDDALYEAKKQGKNTIVVR
- a CDS encoding GNAT family N-acetyltransferase, which gives rise to MENNYELVHNATECQYEYHIEGHLARVTYEEENGVLHLTHTFVPKELGGRGIAGALVKAVMDDIEKRALKMKPCCSYIVAYVKRHPECEKLL